A genome region from Triticum aestivum cultivar Chinese Spring chromosome 2B, IWGSC CS RefSeq v2.1, whole genome shotgun sequence includes the following:
- the LOC123047394 gene encoding probable esterase PIR7A, which produces MEGGKKQQHHHHHFVLIHGVCHGAWSWYRVSTALEAAGHRVTAPDMAGCGEEVASFEEYSRPLLDAVAALPEGEQAVLVAHSFGGQSLALAMERHPEKVSVAVFVTATMPAAGKPMTYAFNQLSQGKGPDFFMDCALGSAGDPRNPDKTFLFGPKYMARRVYQLSPPEDLTLGIAMVRPSRRFLNDDTMNGDVLTPARYGAVRRVYVVAEDDEWKPAEMQRLMASWNPGTEVMGLQGADHMPMFSKPRELSELLMVIANKYPGS; this is translated from the exons ATGGAAGGCGGCAAgaagcagcagcaccaccaccaccacttcgtcCTGATCCACGGCGTGTGTCACGGCGCGTGGTCCTGGTACAGGGTGTCCACCgccctggaggccgccggccaccgCGTCACCGCGCCGGACATGGCCGGGTGCGGCGAGGAGGTGGCGTCCTTCGAGGAGTACAGCCGGCCGCTGCTGGACGCGGTGGCGGCGCTGCCGGAGGGCGAGCAGGCGGTCCTCGTCGCCCACAGCTTCGGCGGGCAGAGCCTCGCGCTGGCCATGGAGAGGCACCCGGAAAAGGTCTCCGTGGCCGTGTTCGTCACGGCCACCATGCCCGCCGCCGGGAAGCCCATGACCTACGCCTTCAaccag CTATCGCAAGGGAAAGGGCCGGATTTCTTCATGGATTGCGCGCTCGGAAGCGCCGGCGATCCCCGGAATCCGGACAAGACGTTCCTGTTCGGGCCAAAGTACATGGCGCGGAGAGTGTATCAGCTGAGCCCTCCTGAG GATCTGACCCTGGGAATCGCGATGGTGAGGCCGTCACGGCGGTTCCTAAACGACGACACGATGAACGGGGACGTCCTGACGCCGGCGAGGTACGGAGCGGTGAGGCGTGTGTACGTCGTGGCCGAGGACGACGAGTGGAAGCCGGCGGAGATGCAGCGGCTGATGGCCTCGTGGAACCCCGGCACTGAGGTCATGGGACTGCAGGGAGCTGATCATATGCCCATGTTCTCAAAGCCGAGGGAGCTCTCAGAATTACTCATGGTCATTGCCAACAAGTACCCAGGAAGCTGA